One genomic window of Notamacropus eugenii isolate mMacEug1 chromosome 6, mMacEug1.pri_v2, whole genome shotgun sequence includes the following:
- the TBL1XR1 gene encoding F-box-like/WD repeat-containing protein TBL1XR1 isoform X1, giving the protein MSISSDEVNFLVYRYLQESGFSHSAFTFGIESHISQSNINGALVPPAALISIIQKGLQYVEAEVSINEDGTLFDGRPIESLSLIDAVMPDVVQTRQQAYRDKLAQQQAAAAAAAAAATTNQQGSTKNGENTANGEENGAHSLANNHTDMMEVDGDVEIPSNKAVVLRGHESEVFICAWNPVSDLLASGSGDSTARIWNLSENSTSGSTQLVLRHCIREGGQDVPSNKDVTSLDWNSEGTLLATGSYDGFARIWTKDGNLASTLGQHKGPIFALKWNKKGNFILSAGVDKTTIIWDAHTGEAKQQFPFHSAPALDVDWQSNNTFASCSTDMCIHVCKLGQDRPIKTFQGHTNEVNAIKWDPTGNLLASCSDDMTLKIWSMKQESCVHDLQAHNKEIYTIKWSPTGPGTNNPNANLMLASASFDSTVRLWDVDRGICIHTLTKHQEPVYSVAFSPDGRYLASGSFDKCVHIWNTQTGALVHSYRGTGGIFEVCWNAAGDKVGASASDGSVCVLDLRK; this is encoded by the exons GGTTTTCTCATTCAGCATTTACCTTTGGTATAGAAAGCCATATCAGCCAGTCTAATATCAATGGTGCCCTGGTTCCACCTGCTGCTCTGATTTCTATCATCCAGAAAGGCCTGCAGTATGTAGAGGCAGAAGTCAGTATTAATGAG GATGGTACCTTGTTTGATGGACGACCTATAGAGTCTTTGTCACTGATCGATGCTGTGATGCCTGACGTGGTACAAACCAGACAGCAAGCGTACAGAGATAAACTTGCCCAACAACaggctgcagctgctgctgctgctgccgctgccacaACCAATCAGCAGGGTTCAacgaaaaatggagaaaatactgcaaatggagaagaaaacggAGCCCATAGTCTAGCAA ATAACCACACAGATATGATGGAGGTGGACGGAGATGTTGAAATCCCCTCAAACAAAGCTGTGGTGTTACGGGGTCATGAGTCAGAAGTGTTCATCTGCGCCTGGAATCCTGTTAGTGACCTGCTAGCCTCAGG ATCTGGTGACTCAACAGCAAGAATATGGAATCTGAGTGAGAACAGCACAAGTGGCTCTACCCAGTTAGTCCTCCGCCACTGTATAAGGGAAGGTGGGCAGGATGTGCCCAGCAACAAAGATGTGACCTCCCTTGATTGGAAT AGTGAAGGCACACTTCTCGCCACTGGGTCATATGATGGATTTGCCAGAATATGGACTAAAGatg GTAATCTTGCTAGTACCTTGGGGCAACATAAAGGTCCTATTTTTGCATTAAAATGGAACAAGAAAGGAAATTTCATTCTGAGTGCAGGAGTGGACAAG aCCACAATTATCTGGGATGCACATACTGGTGAAGCCAAGCAACAGTTCCCTTTTCACTCAG CACCGGCACTGGACGTGGACTGGCAGAGCAACAACACCTTTGCCTCTTGCAGCACCGACATGTGCATTCATGTCTGTAAATTAGGACAAGACAGGCCTATTAAAACATTCCAGGGACACACA aATGAAGTAAATGCTATTAAATGGGACCCAACTGGCAACCTTCTGGCCTCCTGTTCTGATGACATGACTTTAAAG aTATGGAGTATGAAGCAAGAGAGTTGTGTCCATGATTTGCAAGCACATAATAAAGAAATTTATACTATCAAATGGAGTCCAACAGGCCCAGGAACAAACAATCCAAATGCCAACCTCATGCTGGCCAG TGCATCCTTTGATTCTACTGTTCGATTATGGGATGTAGACCGGGGTATTTGCATCCACACTTTGACAAAACACCAGGAGCCTGTGTACAGTGTGGCTTTCAGTCCTGATGGCAGATACCTGGCAAGTGGCTCCTTTGACAAGTGTGTGCACATCTGGAATACTCAG acgGGTGCCCTAGTTCATAGTTATAGGGGAACAGGTGGAATATTTGAGGTTTGCTGGAATGCAGCAGGAGACAAAGTTGGAGCCAGCGCATCAGATGGTTCA GTTTGTGTACTAGACCTACGGAAATAG
- the TBL1XR1 gene encoding F-box-like/WD repeat-containing protein TBL1XR1 isoform X2: MPDVVQTRQQAYRDKLAQQQAAAAAAAAAATTNQQGSTKNGENTANGEENGAHSLANNHTDMMEVDGDVEIPSNKAVVLRGHESEVFICAWNPVSDLLASGSGDSTARIWNLSENSTSGSTQLVLRHCIREGGQDVPSNKDVTSLDWNSEGTLLATGSYDGFARIWTKDGNLASTLGQHKGPIFALKWNKKGNFILSAGVDKTTIIWDAHTGEAKQQFPFHSAPALDVDWQSNNTFASCSTDMCIHVCKLGQDRPIKTFQGHTNEVNAIKWDPTGNLLASCSDDMTLKIWSMKQESCVHDLQAHNKEIYTIKWSPTGPGTNNPNANLMLASASFDSTVRLWDVDRGICIHTLTKHQEPVYSVAFSPDGRYLASGSFDKCVHIWNTQTGALVHSYRGTGGIFEVCWNAAGDKVGASASDGSVCVLDLRK; this comes from the exons ATGCCTGACGTGGTACAAACCAGACAGCAAGCGTACAGAGATAAACTTGCCCAACAACaggctgcagctgctgctgctgctgccgctgccacaACCAATCAGCAGGGTTCAacgaaaaatggagaaaatactgcaaatggagaagaaaacggAGCCCATAGTCTAGCAA ATAACCACACAGATATGATGGAGGTGGACGGAGATGTTGAAATCCCCTCAAACAAAGCTGTGGTGTTACGGGGTCATGAGTCAGAAGTGTTCATCTGCGCCTGGAATCCTGTTAGTGACCTGCTAGCCTCAGG ATCTGGTGACTCAACAGCAAGAATATGGAATCTGAGTGAGAACAGCACAAGTGGCTCTACCCAGTTAGTCCTCCGCCACTGTATAAGGGAAGGTGGGCAGGATGTGCCCAGCAACAAAGATGTGACCTCCCTTGATTGGAAT AGTGAAGGCACACTTCTCGCCACTGGGTCATATGATGGATTTGCCAGAATATGGACTAAAGatg GTAATCTTGCTAGTACCTTGGGGCAACATAAAGGTCCTATTTTTGCATTAAAATGGAACAAGAAAGGAAATTTCATTCTGAGTGCAGGAGTGGACAAG aCCACAATTATCTGGGATGCACATACTGGTGAAGCCAAGCAACAGTTCCCTTTTCACTCAG CACCGGCACTGGACGTGGACTGGCAGAGCAACAACACCTTTGCCTCTTGCAGCACCGACATGTGCATTCATGTCTGTAAATTAGGACAAGACAGGCCTATTAAAACATTCCAGGGACACACA aATGAAGTAAATGCTATTAAATGGGACCCAACTGGCAACCTTCTGGCCTCCTGTTCTGATGACATGACTTTAAAG aTATGGAGTATGAAGCAAGAGAGTTGTGTCCATGATTTGCAAGCACATAATAAAGAAATTTATACTATCAAATGGAGTCCAACAGGCCCAGGAACAAACAATCCAAATGCCAACCTCATGCTGGCCAG TGCATCCTTTGATTCTACTGTTCGATTATGGGATGTAGACCGGGGTATTTGCATCCACACTTTGACAAAACACCAGGAGCCTGTGTACAGTGTGGCTTTCAGTCCTGATGGCAGATACCTGGCAAGTGGCTCCTTTGACAAGTGTGTGCACATCTGGAATACTCAG acgGGTGCCCTAGTTCATAGTTATAGGGGAACAGGTGGAATATTTGAGGTTTGCTGGAATGCAGCAGGAGACAAAGTTGGAGCCAGCGCATCAGATGGTTCA GTTTGTGTACTAGACCTACGGAAATAG